In Armatimonadota bacterium, a single genomic region encodes these proteins:
- a CDS encoding PEP-CTERM sorting domain-containing protein, which produces MKTLATLALAILSSASFAQFAFSDISYWTGSGSNRAALVIDFKNGGPSYVWGYQFSGSKTGQDMIQALAADAATGISIQITNYSFGDALTGFSFKGNNVGGFNPGSAGYLSYYLAEGSSSAPASWTDSPVGMGGRQLSNNSWDGWGWAANFNATPPSTNLVAAVPEPLSIGILGVGLAGLAAGRRRRN; this is translated from the coding sequence ATGAAAACACTTGCAACTCTCGCTCTCGCCATTCTCTCCTCCGCATCCTTTGCCCAGTTCGCATTCAGCGACATCAGCTACTGGACAGGCTCCGGTTCAAACCGGGCTGCTCTCGTTATTGACTTCAAGAACGGCGGTCCCTCGTACGTATGGGGCTACCAGTTTAGTGGATCCAAAACCGGTCAGGACATGATCCAAGCCCTCGCCGCTGACGCAGCGACGGGAATCTCAATTCAAATCACCAATTACTCTTTCGGCGACGCCCTCACCGGGTTCTCCTTCAAAGGAAATAATGTCGGTGGGTTCAACCCAGGTTCCGCCGGGTATCTCTCGTACTACCTAGCCGAGGGATCATCTTCGGCTCCGGCTTCATGGACGGACTCTCCGGTTGGTATGGGAGGACGCCAGCTCAGCAACAACTCATGGGATGGCTGGGGCTGGGCAGCAAACTTCAACGCAACACCTCCATCGACGAACCTTGTTGCCGCGGTTCCCGAACCGCTGTCCATCGGAATTCTCGGCGTCGGCCTGGCAGGGCTAGCCGCAGGGCGGCGGCGAAGGAACTAA
- a CDS encoding Gfo/Idh/MocA family oxidoreductase: MGSNNFSRRDFMKATSATAVGLGLGLGGAIVEAAPAKKRSKSANEKVVFGLIGCGGMGASNMRTFMGYEDVEIGALCDVDKNRMPNDIADVTKKYGREPKIYDDYRKMLENKDINAIIVGSPDHWHALNLIHACEAGKDVYCEKPISHNIVEAKAMVGAKRHFKRVVQVGTWQRSTKEFHNAIEYIRAGKLGKIVHCRAWISDGTRLGKKQPIPVPDGFNYDMWVGPAAMRPYQDNITHWNWRWMMNTGGGLTTDWGVHMMDIALLGMSKGLDLPMPNRVMSSGGLWTIKDDDRDAPDTIESILNFGDPEFAMTWSVLRDHPGKPGHCTEFVSADGRTLRAWRGGWEIVDGDGKQLPKENADPQESGHWENFLDCVKSRQAPRADLDSVAQTTIVCHLVNASLQAGEMVRWDKAKMDIVGKAGRNTAAYSRQYRKGYKLPIYK, translated from the coding sequence ATGGGTTCCAACAATTTTTCTCGACGCGATTTCATGAAGGCGACCTCCGCAACCGCGGTCGGTCTCGGACTTGGTCTCGGCGGTGCTATCGTAGAAGCTGCTCCAGCTAAGAAGCGGTCCAAATCCGCAAACGAAAAAGTCGTGTTTGGTTTGATCGGGTGCGGCGGCATGGGCGCGAGCAACATGCGGACGTTTATGGGCTATGAGGATGTCGAGATCGGTGCTCTGTGCGATGTTGACAAAAATCGTATGCCGAACGACATCGCGGATGTCACCAAGAAATACGGTCGGGAGCCCAAGATTTATGACGACTATCGCAAGATGCTCGAGAACAAGGACATCAATGCGATTATTGTTGGATCACCGGACCACTGGCACGCTCTCAACTTGATCCACGCTTGCGAGGCGGGTAAGGACGTTTATTGCGAGAAGCCGATTAGTCACAACATTGTTGAGGCGAAGGCGATGGTCGGGGCAAAGCGACATTTTAAGAGAGTCGTGCAGGTCGGCACCTGGCAGAGGAGCACCAAGGAGTTTCACAACGCGATCGAGTACATCCGCGCGGGCAAGCTTGGAAAGATCGTCCACTGCCGAGCATGGATCTCGGACGGAACTCGACTTGGCAAGAAGCAACCGATTCCTGTTCCGGACGGTTTCAACTACGATATGTGGGTTGGGCCAGCGGCAATGCGACCTTACCAGGATAACATCACTCACTGGAATTGGCGCTGGATGATGAACACCGGTGGCGGATTGACCACAGACTGGGGCGTTCATATGATGGATATCGCTTTGCTCGGCATGAGCAAGGGACTAGACCTTCCGATGCCGAATCGTGTGATGTCGAGCGGAGGTCTTTGGACGATTAAGGATGACGACCGCGATGCTCCAGACACGATCGAATCGATTCTCAACTTCGGTGATCCAGAATTTGCCATGACCTGGTCGGTTCTTCGCGACCACCCAGGAAAGCCCGGACACTGCACGGAGTTCGTGTCTGCCGACGGTCGGACTCTCCGCGCCTGGCGCGGCGGTTGGGAGATTGTGGACGGAGACGGCAAGCAGCTCCCGAAGGAAAATGCCGATCCACAGGAGTCAGGCCACTGGGAGAACTTCCTGGACTGTGTCAAGTCCCGACAAGCGCCTCGCGCTGATCTTGACTCGGTAGCTCAGACGACGATCGTCTGTCACTTGGTTAACGCTTCCTTGCAGGCCGGAGAGATGGTCCGTTGGGACAAGGCGAAGATGGACATCGTTGGTAAGGCCGGCAGGAACACCGCCGCTTACAGTCGCCAGTATCGCAAGGGCTATAAGTTGCCGATCTACAAATGA
- a CDS encoding S41 family peptidase — MKSLGRFGVIALAMVVSSAAFADELIGARWLSLNPDGSRLAFSYQGDIWVAPSAGGRAIRITDNVEMDDRPVWSPDGSKLAFQSDRFGNFDVFVVDADGGKPKRVTWFTGNDLPYSWDADGKSVNIIRTFDNGYRTVMSLNTETLALTSLFSDQMPIDAPMTSPEGDKVLYSRHGFAWQRARYQGSGAAQLWMFDKKTGKRTEVRNNGYQHLWPNISQSGIYAVTMTEPVASSSTLTKSVGKVSFPVGGTPNVYKIDAKGGAKRLTNFAGDGVRFLAASRDGSTLAFERDGSVYTLKPGGQPVKISLTANLDDKISTEESVVLTDGADSVSLSPDGSTAVFSAGSEIWSVPIKKGEGPNKDDATRWTEWEGLDTGPVYSPDGKAVFFISDRDGASMVYRLDLATKKATKISTESASVDNIQVTPDKKSIAYQQYGAKGGIYTVPIEGGKPALAVSRPGRANLEYSFSPDGKYVAYVETLNGSGLYPWDSGNNVFIAELATGVKTNVTQTNIEHHSPAWTPDGKYLYYLRAGVMTALPLKQDELRPNELTMKYEKPKDAVTVEIDFEDIETRGRRLGNANGGIVAFDKEDGSFYYLAPDAVYKADYNGENIRRVTDWSNWFELSEDGKTLTVTQRGRILNINTKAPGFPATPVAFRAEFTRDLGKVRAAAYQQFWRAYNDSFYDPNFHGRDWAAIGEKYRKFLPSVGHRREMATLLAQLTGELEASHAEVSPAGGGAKSATSAVPGFVIDYTHTGPGIKVLEVPKRTPGAYVKTKLNPGDVITKINGKDVVVSEALFRDVLNDQVGRELNMTVKGADGKERDVKTRGLSAGEYSGIIRQNKLEANRKWVEANSKGDFTYVQIAGMDGGSLERFTQQIWQYAQGKKGVIIDVRGNGGGNTADRIIDVLERRQNMNYVPRDEQVITGPGTLLNMPIVVMCDETSFSNAEMFPEAMKVRKLAKIVGSTTSGYVIYTYGLPLVDGTQGRMPSTGVFRVDGTPMENMGVKPDFIVDITPEQYLSGNDPQLAKAIEVLRKG, encoded by the coding sequence ATGAAATCTTTGGGAAGATTTGGTGTGATTGCACTTGCGATGGTGGTCTCCTCGGCTGCCTTTGCGGACGAACTGATCGGCGCGCGTTGGCTCTCGTTGAATCCAGACGGATCGCGCCTTGCGTTCAGTTATCAAGGCGATATCTGGGTAGCTCCTTCTGCGGGTGGAAGGGCAATTCGGATCACAGATAATGTGGAAATGGATGACCGTCCGGTATGGAGTCCTGATGGTTCAAAGCTAGCCTTCCAGAGCGACCGTTTTGGAAACTTTGACGTCTTTGTGGTAGACGCCGACGGTGGAAAACCGAAGCGGGTCACTTGGTTTACCGGAAACGACTTGCCGTATTCATGGGACGCGGACGGCAAGTCGGTCAACATCATTCGAACGTTTGACAATGGCTATCGGACTGTGATGTCGCTGAACACAGAGACCTTGGCACTGACCAGCCTCTTTAGCGACCAAATGCCGATAGATGCTCCGATGACATCACCCGAGGGCGACAAAGTCTTGTATTCCCGGCACGGATTTGCTTGGCAACGGGCACGTTACCAAGGATCAGGAGCGGCCCAGCTTTGGATGTTCGATAAAAAGACGGGCAAACGAACCGAGGTTCGCAACAACGGCTACCAACACCTGTGGCCAAACATCAGTCAATCGGGCATTTATGCCGTCACCATGACGGAGCCGGTAGCGAGCTCCAGCACATTGACCAAAAGCGTGGGGAAAGTGAGTTTTCCGGTCGGTGGAACCCCCAACGTGTACAAGATTGACGCAAAAGGCGGGGCAAAGCGGCTGACGAATTTTGCCGGAGACGGAGTTCGGTTCCTAGCCGCCTCTCGTGACGGTTCGACGCTCGCATTTGAGCGTGATGGCTCGGTTTACACCCTGAAACCAGGTGGACAACCGGTCAAGATTAGTCTGACAGCGAATCTGGACGACAAGATTTCGACAGAAGAATCCGTCGTTCTGACCGACGGAGCAGACTCAGTCAGCCTGAGCCCGGACGGCTCAACTGCAGTGTTCTCGGCCGGAAGCGAGATCTGGTCGGTTCCGATCAAAAAGGGCGAGGGTCCGAATAAGGATGATGCGACAAGATGGACAGAATGGGAAGGACTGGATACCGGACCGGTCTACAGTCCCGACGGAAAAGCAGTCTTCTTCATCAGCGACCGAGATGGCGCTTCGATGGTCTACCGGCTCGATCTGGCGACCAAGAAGGCAACCAAAATTTCTACTGAATCGGCTAGTGTCGACAACATTCAGGTGACCCCTGACAAGAAGTCGATCGCGTACCAACAGTACGGAGCGAAGGGTGGTATCTACACTGTGCCGATTGAGGGCGGAAAGCCAGCATTGGCGGTGTCTCGCCCCGGTCGGGCAAACCTGGAGTACAGCTTCTCGCCAGATGGAAAGTATGTCGCTTACGTTGAGACGCTCAATGGAAGCGGGCTCTATCCTTGGGATTCGGGCAACAACGTGTTCATCGCTGAACTTGCGACTGGGGTCAAAACGAACGTGACGCAAACGAATATTGAGCACCACTCGCCTGCCTGGACACCCGACGGAAAGTATCTCTACTATCTTCGTGCCGGAGTCATGACAGCTTTGCCTCTCAAGCAGGATGAGCTACGGCCCAACGAGCTGACGATGAAGTATGAGAAGCCAAAGGATGCGGTCACAGTTGAGATTGACTTCGAGGATATCGAGACTCGCGGTAGAAGGCTAGGCAACGCAAACGGTGGAATCGTCGCTTTCGATAAAGAAGATGGCTCGTTCTATTACCTTGCTCCTGACGCGGTATACAAGGCAGATTACAATGGCGAGAATATTCGTCGAGTGACGGACTGGTCGAACTGGTTCGAGCTGAGCGAGGACGGAAAGACGCTTACGGTAACCCAACGGGGACGTATCCTGAACATCAACACGAAAGCCCCGGGCTTCCCGGCAACTCCGGTTGCATTCCGGGCTGAATTCACTCGTGATCTCGGAAAAGTCCGAGCTGCGGCCTATCAGCAGTTTTGGAGAGCCTATAACGACTCGTTCTATGACCCGAACTTCCACGGACGAGACTGGGCGGCGATTGGCGAGAAGTATCGCAAGTTCCTTCCATCAGTTGGTCATCGTCGAGAAATGGCAACTCTGCTCGCTCAACTCACGGGTGAGCTCGAAGCATCTCACGCCGAAGTTTCCCCAGCAGGTGGTGGAGCGAAATCAGCGACTTCGGCGGTCCCTGGTTTTGTGATTGATTACACCCACACAGGCCCCGGAATCAAGGTTCTCGAGGTTCCGAAGCGAACTCCGGGAGCGTATGTCAAGACGAAGCTCAATCCAGGCGACGTGATCACAAAAATCAACGGTAAGGATGTCGTAGTCAGTGAGGCCCTGTTCCGAGACGTGCTCAACGACCAAGTCGGTCGTGAACTCAACATGACGGTGAAGGGCGCCGACGGAAAGGAGCGGGACGTCAAAACTCGCGGCCTTTCGGCTGGAGAATACAGCGGAATCATTCGTCAAAACAAACTAGAAGCAAATCGCAAGTGGGTCGAAGCAAACTCGAAAGGCGACTTCACTTACGTTCAGATTGCCGGAATGGATGGCGGCTCGCTCGAACGTTTCACTCAACAGATCTGGCAGTACGCCCAAGGAAAGAAGGGAGTGATTATCGACGTACGAGGTAACGGCGGCGGGAACACGGCTGACCGAATCATTGACGTTCTTGAACGACGGCAAAACATGAACTACGTGCCTCGCGACGAGCAGGTGATCACTGGCCCAGGGACGTTACTCAACATGCCTATCGTGGTGATGTGCGACGAGACGAGCTTCTCGAACGCAGAAATGTTCCCCGAAGCGATGAAAGTAAGGAAACTTGCCAAAATTGTTGGCTCGACGACCAGCGGGTATGTGATCTACACCTACGGACTCCCCCTCGTTGATGGAACGCAAGGGCGTATGCCGAGTACGGGTGTCTTCCGAGTCGATGGGACCCCGATGGAAAACATGGGGGTCAAGCCTGACTTTATCGTCGACATCACCCCCGAGCAGTATCTCAGCGGAAACGACCCTCAGCTTGCAAAGGCCATCGAGGTTCTGAGAAAAGGGTGA
- a CDS encoding DinB family protein, producing MANNYFFQIAHTPDTLIRMVDAIRPEQFDVALAADKFTLREVIAHLADLEETWLNRITSAVEYPGKEVENFDEDQRAIDHKYSSKDIHHELEVFDNRRRDTVAYLSGLAEDDWSCTITHPTHGSMSVLDIVMYIVGHDMYHVHQVSQYLK from the coding sequence ATGGCAAACAACTACTTCTTCCAGATCGCCCACACCCCAGACACCTTGATCCGAATGGTAGACGCCATCCGACCAGAGCAATTTGATGTGGCGCTGGCGGCGGATAAGTTCACCTTACGTGAGGTCATCGCCCACTTGGCAGATCTAGAGGAAACTTGGTTGAATAGGATCACCTCTGCTGTGGAGTACCCAGGGAAGGAAGTAGAGAACTTCGACGAGGATCAGCGAGCGATCGATCATAAGTATTCGTCGAAAGATATCCACCACGAGCTTGAAGTCTTCGATAATCGTCGCCGAGACACCGTTGCCTACCTAAGCGGCCTAGCTGAGGACGATTGGTCCTGCACCATCACCCACCCGACCCACGGATCAATGAGCGTGCTCGACATCGTGATGTACATCGTTGGGCACGATATGTATCACGTGCACCAAGTTAGCCAATATCTCAAGTAA
- the dapB gene encoding 4-hydroxy-tetrahydrodipicolinate reductase has protein sequence MPIKVVIIGASGRMGTVGSRCLATDPRFEVVGRVGRVTAEGVETDLESCLDQTKPDVLLELTTGRTAGGHSLMALGKGIRVVIGATGLPDSELKQISGAVEGSAAFLVPNFAVGAVLMMHFAGLAAEWLPDAEIIELHHEKKVDAPSGTAMRTAQIIQESRLSAPLALPNPLLKAEGARGASVNEVPVHSVRLRGMLAHQEVLFGGQGEVLTIRHDSLDRSSFESGICLACEKVMEMNGFVVGLESVMF, from the coding sequence ATGCCGATCAAAGTTGTGATTATTGGTGCTTCGGGTCGAATGGGAACAGTGGGTTCTCGTTGCCTGGCGACTGACCCTCGGTTTGAAGTGGTTGGGCGAGTCGGCCGCGTGACAGCAGAAGGAGTCGAAACTGATTTGGAGTCGTGTCTAGATCAAACCAAGCCAGATGTTCTATTGGAACTTACAACCGGACGAACCGCGGGCGGCCACAGCCTGATGGCCTTGGGGAAAGGGATTCGCGTCGTGATCGGAGCAACTGGGCTGCCAGACTCTGAGCTAAAGCAGATTTCTGGGGCCGTCGAGGGCTCCGCTGCCTTTCTCGTACCAAACTTTGCCGTCGGAGCAGTGCTGATGATGCACTTCGCGGGCCTTGCAGCGGAATGGCTCCCAGACGCGGAAATCATCGAGCTTCACCATGAGAAAAAGGTGGATGCGCCGAGCGGAACCGCGATGAGGACGGCGCAAATCATACAAGAATCTCGTCTTTCCGCGCCGCTAGCCCTGCCTAATCCACTTCTGAAGGCAGAGGGTGCCCGCGGTGCATCGGTCAATGAAGTACCTGTCCACTCGGTTCGTCTTAGAGGAATGCTGGCTCACCAAGAGGTGCTCTTCGGCGGGCAAGGCGAGGTTCTCACAATTCGACACGATTCGTTGGACCGGTCTTCTTTTGAATCAGGGATCTGCCTGGCTTGTGAGAAGGTGATGGAAATGAACGGGTTCGTTGTCGGTCTCGAGTCCGTGATGTTTTAG
- a CDS encoding carbohydrate-binding family 9-like protein: MKTYRATHKPGIETLDGRLDKLPWMACDWSDDFVDIEGDIKPNPRHRTRMKMFWAEDGLYIGAEMEEPHLWATLTEHDSVIFHDNDFEVFLDPDNDGLAYAELEINALNTTWDLLLIRPYREQGRGVDGWEIQGLRTAVHLKGTLNNPNVADQGWSLEIHIPWHALWEISKSDVPPNAGDKWKINFSRVQWHLDVVDGKYQKRPGLPEDNWVWSPQGVIDMHQPERWGWVEFVD, from the coding sequence GTGAAGACCTACCGGGCGACTCATAAACCTGGCATCGAAACGCTGGATGGGCGACTGGACAAGCTGCCCTGGATGGCGTGTGACTGGTCAGACGACTTTGTCGATATTGAAGGAGACATCAAACCAAATCCTCGCCACCGAACGCGCATGAAGATGTTCTGGGCCGAAGATGGCCTGTATATCGGAGCCGAGATGGAGGAGCCGCACCTCTGGGCGACCCTCACCGAGCACGACTCAGTGATCTTTCACGATAACGACTTCGAGGTATTTCTCGATCCTGATAACGACGGGCTTGCCTACGCCGAACTCGAGATCAACGCACTGAACACGACTTGGGATCTCCTACTTATCCGACCATACCGTGAACAGGGCCGAGGTGTGGATGGTTGGGAGATTCAAGGTCTCAGGACGGCAGTTCACCTGAAAGGCACACTGAACAACCCCAATGTTGCTGACCAAGGTTGGAGTCTAGAAATTCACATTCCATGGCACGCGCTCTGGGAAATCTCGAAGAGCGATGTGCCACCGAACGCCGGAGACAAATGGAAAATCAACTTTTCACGAGTGCAATGGCACCTGGATGTTGTCGATGGAAAATATCAAAAACGCCCCGGGCTTCCAGAGGACAACTGGGTATGGTCTCCCCAGGGCGTGATCGATATGCACCAGCCCGAACGATGGGGCTGGGTTGAATTCGTGGACTAA
- a CDS encoding prolyl oligopeptidase family serine peptidase, giving the protein MRFGFLPVFLLPTVAVAGEIQFSEGVARPINSNPRTVLRVDSVEADLIAGRLDTSSWKPVAAGQNGVFSGQPFGSGYALFKIESDSEKFMLLEAKGNGVVYANGVPRAGDVYSFGYLSLPVKLKKGTNEFLFTVARGSFSAKLVDPSVPVSLDARDATLPDIVRGEKETLLGALVVRNATGEDLGDLVLEANGSKRSVGSVMAESSRKVWFSFKPNSTGDYTIKLLRKGKLLDQTKLKLRLREANQVHKRTFLSRIDDSVQYYAVNPAQSGPAGRAMALSLHGASVEALGQCEAYGPKQNFTVVCPTNRRPFGFDWEDVGRLDALEVLEQAQARFKPDPQQMYLTGHSMGGHGTWNIGALFPDRFAAIAPCAGWISFNTYAGGATYPDSPIGDMFRRAGLSSDTLAMKSNLLSKPIFINHGDADDNVPVTEARRMRQELAENKQLQWYEEKGGGHWYDSDPEPGASVEDFAPIFSLFAQARIPAANSVRSINFTTPNPYISSRCHWLMVNSQENIGSASNVQALSYPGLRKFVVDSTNIASLSLDASVLLGTGPVEVVWNGKTLKHEPINNMIKLGVDAQIGKGFKASLDNRVVLVYGTKGTQSENAWIRNKARFDAEQFWYRGNSGVSVMSDSEYAKSGTGRNALCYSIGKGNSVFNSAIDLPERSADSLLLRRVDEGGTSVSFFHASNLQAARLSERIPLFSAGVAIPDILVINPSMLKDGIKGVEAIGFTAKDLIWSK; this is encoded by the coding sequence ATGCGATTCGGATTTTTGCCCGTGTTTCTCCTGCCAACGGTTGCAGTGGCGGGAGAAATTCAGTTTAGTGAGGGCGTTGCTCGCCCGATTAACTCCAACCCTCGTACGGTTCTACGAGTCGATTCCGTTGAAGCAGATCTGATTGCCGGGCGGCTGGACACCTCTTCCTGGAAGCCAGTTGCCGCTGGCCAAAACGGGGTGTTTTCAGGGCAACCGTTTGGATCAGGCTACGCGCTTTTCAAGATTGAGTCTGATTCCGAGAAGTTTATGCTTCTTGAGGCTAAAGGCAACGGGGTCGTTTATGCAAACGGCGTTCCCAGGGCGGGAGATGTCTATTCGTTCGGCTACCTATCTCTCCCTGTGAAGCTGAAAAAGGGGACGAACGAGTTTCTGTTTACGGTCGCGCGAGGTTCCTTTTCGGCCAAGCTCGTCGATCCTTCGGTGCCGGTTTCGCTTGATGCTCGAGATGCGACGCTTCCCGACATTGTTCGAGGCGAGAAAGAGACTCTCTTAGGAGCTTTGGTGGTGAGGAATGCGACAGGCGAAGACCTCGGGGATCTGGTTCTGGAAGCGAATGGCTCCAAACGTTCTGTGGGCTCCGTGATGGCGGAATCCAGCCGCAAAGTATGGTTTTCCTTCAAACCCAACTCGACCGGTGACTACACGATCAAGCTCCTACGCAAAGGAAAGTTGCTTGACCAAACTAAGCTCAAACTCCGACTAAGAGAAGCGAATCAAGTTCACAAACGAACGTTTTTAAGCAGGATTGATGACAGCGTTCAGTACTACGCTGTTAACCCAGCCCAATCTGGCCCCGCGGGGCGGGCAATGGCCCTTTCGCTCCATGGAGCGAGTGTTGAGGCTCTCGGTCAGTGCGAGGCTTATGGACCGAAGCAGAACTTCACGGTGGTTTGCCCGACGAATCGTCGGCCATTCGGTTTTGACTGGGAGGATGTGGGGCGGCTCGATGCGCTTGAAGTCCTCGAACAAGCACAAGCAAGGTTCAAACCCGACCCACAGCAGATGTACCTGACCGGACACTCGATGGGTGGGCACGGCACTTGGAACATCGGTGCCCTATTCCCGGATCGCTTTGCGGCGATTGCTCCCTGTGCAGGCTGGATCAGCTTTAATACATACGCAGGCGGAGCAACCTACCCAGATTCTCCCATCGGAGACATGTTCCGACGCGCAGGACTGTCGAGCGACACCCTTGCAATGAAATCAAACTTGCTGAGTAAGCCAATCTTCATCAACCATGGAGACGCCGACGATAATGTCCCGGTGACTGAGGCGAGGCGTATGCGCCAAGAGCTTGCGGAGAACAAACAACTCCAATGGTACGAAGAGAAAGGTGGTGGCCACTGGTACGACTCTGATCCTGAGCCGGGAGCAAGTGTTGAGGATTTCGCGCCGATTTTCAGTCTATTCGCCCAGGCTAGAATTCCAGCAGCGAATTCGGTCCGCTCGATCAACTTCACCACTCCCAATCCGTACATTTCTTCTCGGTGCCACTGGCTTATGGTGAACTCGCAGGAGAACATTGGCTCGGCTTCCAATGTACAAGCCTTGAGCTACCCGGGGCTGAGGAAGTTCGTGGTTGACTCAACCAATATTGCTAGCCTTAGCTTGGATGCCAGCGTTCTGCTCGGCACCGGTCCTGTCGAAGTTGTATGGAATGGGAAGACGTTGAAGCATGAACCCATCAATAACATGATCAAACTGGGCGTAGATGCTCAGATCGGAAAGGGATTCAAGGCAAGCTTGGATAACCGCGTCGTCCTGGTTTACGGCACGAAAGGCACTCAGTCCGAGAACGCCTGGATTCGAAACAAGGCTCGCTTCGACGCCGAGCAGTTCTGGTACCGAGGAAACTCCGGTGTTAGCGTCATGTCCGACTCCGAGTACGCAAAATCGGGAACGGGAAGAAATGCGCTTTGCTATTCGATTGGCAAGGGCAACAGCGTCTTTAACTCAGCTATCGACTTGCCGGAGCGCTCTGCGGATTCGCTCTTGCTGAGAAGAGTTGACGAGGGCGGAACCTCGGTCAGCTTCTTCCATGCCTCGAACTTGCAAGCAGCGCGGCTGAGCGAGCGAATCCCGTTGTTCAGCGCAGGTGTTGCGATCCCGGATATCCTCGTCATCAATCCAAGCATGCTGAAGGACGGAATCAAGGGAGTCGAAGCAATCGGCTTCACAGCTAAGGACTTGATTTGGAGCAAGTGA
- a CDS encoding type II secretion system protein, translating into MKKHLNNRRKVPGRVRAFTLIELLVVVAITAILAAILFPVFAQAKTAAKQTQSISNLKQIGISWILYSGDADDMMMIPRSWMGGSKFSYWWASYDSATTRLVEEESLLYPYTKGKGIQADPLFPNRLRAATGLTGYGYNYRYLGNGQVTQTSAADPASTVAFASSAQIDWGSSRALQGNTYLEAPSSNYSTFHGRANGHGVIAWVDGHAKTRRPMLRTSPFSIFQTASFTSNNLGEIDNDGNFATDELFDLN; encoded by the coding sequence ATGAAAAAACATCTCAACAATCGCCGGAAAGTTCCCGGCAGAGTGCGTGCATTCACGCTCATCGAGCTCCTCGTCGTCGTTGCAATCACTGCGATCTTGGCCGCCATCCTTTTCCCCGTTTTTGCTCAGGCAAAGACCGCTGCAAAGCAGACGCAGTCCATTTCAAACCTAAAGCAAATCGGCATTTCCTGGATCTTGTACTCCGGCGATGCTGACGACATGATGATGATCCCGCGATCATGGATGGGAGGATCAAAATTCAGCTACTGGTGGGCAAGCTACGACTCGGCAACCACCAGGCTCGTGGAAGAAGAGAGCTTGCTATATCCCTACACAAAAGGGAAAGGAATTCAGGCTGATCCTTTGTTTCCCAACCGATTGAGGGCGGCAACGGGCCTCACTGGGTACGGCTACAACTATCGCTACCTGGGCAACGGCCAAGTCACACAGACTTCCGCTGCCGACCCGGCAAGCACTGTAGCTTTCGCGAGTAGCGCCCAGATCGACTGGGGTTCCAGTCGCGCACTCCAAGGCAACACCTACCTCGAAGCCCCAAGCTCAAACTATTCGACCTTCCACGGCCGAGCAAACGGACATGGCGTAATCGCCTGGGTAGATGGGCACGCAAAGACTCGACGGCCGATGCTACGTACCTCCCCGTTCAGCATCTTTCAGACCGCGTCTTTCACGTCCAATAACCTCGGCGAAATCGACAATGACGGCAACTTTGCCACCGACGAACTTTTCGACCTCAATTGA